One Paenibacillus crassostreae DNA segment encodes these proteins:
- a CDS encoding HesB/YadR/YfhF family protein yields the protein MNIVMSTDAARWYKRELNLDQGDCVRFFPRYSSGGGLHPGFSLGISDEKPTHSTLFQDVEGIHFYLEEQDVWYLEGYDLVVKYNESEDDIDYVYEEVK from the coding sequence ATGAATATTGTAATGAGTACCGACGCAGCTCGTTGGTATAAGAGAGAACTAAATTTAGATCAGGGCGATTGCGTACGTTTTTTTCCACGTTATAGTTCCGGAGGAGGGTTACATCCTGGATTCTCTTTAGGGATATCGGATGAGAAGCCTACCCATAGTACCTTATTTCAAGACGTAGAAGGAATTCACTTTTATTTAGAAGAACAGGACGTATGGTATCTTGAAGGGTATGATCTAGTCGTGAAATATAACGAGTCAGAAGACGATATTGATTATGTTTATGAAGAAGTCAAATAA
- a CDS encoding ABC transporter ATP-binding protein produces MKPWKAYFVFIKPYMKLIIITLIIGMIKFSIPLTLPMIMKYVVDDLLVGDSPLSIQEKVSQLMKILGGALVLFVIIRGPIEYYRQYFAQLITNKILFDIRNRLYAHLQKLSLRYYQNTKVGEIISRFINDVEQTKNIVEVGMMNIWLDMFTLVFVLIVIFYLNPMLALVAIAMLPLYAIAVKILYKRLKKLTKDRSQALAGIQSYLHERIQGISVIRSFTLEKYDQNKFENTNGNFLNKALAQTRWNAITFAVINTITDISPILVIGYGGYQVIQGNLTLGTFVAFFGYLDRLYAPLRRLINSSTVLTQASASLERVMELMDVPYDIVDEPDATILEGRATKISFEHVWFKYNNDHDWILQDINLDIRAGETVAFVGMSGGGKSSLISLIPRFYDIQQGGILVNGHNIRDLTLESLRSRIGMVLQDNFLFSGSVKDNILLGNPDAAEDEIIAASIAANAHDFIMNLPKGYDTEVGERGVKLSGGQKQRLAIARVFLKNPDILILDEATSALDLESEHLIQQSLQTLSANRTTLIIAHRLSTITHADSIVVLENGSITERGTHHELMGLDGSYARLYNVQHLDS; encoded by the coding sequence TTGAAGCCATGGAAAGCTTATTTCGTATTTATTAAACCATATATGAAATTAATTATTATTACGCTGATTATTGGGATGATAAAGTTCAGTATTCCATTAACTTTACCAATGATCATGAAATATGTAGTCGACGATTTATTAGTAGGGGATTCACCTCTTTCGATTCAAGAAAAAGTATCGCAATTGATGAAAATTCTTGGTGGAGCGTTAGTACTATTCGTCATCATTAGGGGACCAATTGAGTATTATCGACAATATTTCGCTCAACTCATTACCAATAAAATTTTATTTGATATTAGGAATCGTCTGTATGCTCATTTGCAAAAGTTATCGCTGAGATATTACCAGAATACAAAGGTTGGTGAAATTATCTCTCGATTCATCAACGATGTGGAGCAGACCAAGAATATTGTAGAAGTAGGCATGATGAATATCTGGTTGGACATGTTTACACTTGTGTTCGTATTAATCGTTATCTTCTATTTGAATCCTATGTTGGCTTTGGTGGCTATTGCTATGCTCCCTCTGTATGCGATTGCAGTGAAAATATTGTATAAACGATTGAAAAAGCTTACGAAAGATCGTTCACAAGCTTTAGCGGGTATTCAATCTTATCTGCATGAACGAATTCAAGGGATCTCAGTTATACGTAGCTTCACATTAGAGAAATATGATCAGAATAAATTCGAAAATACGAATGGGAATTTCCTTAATAAGGCGTTGGCTCAGACACGCTGGAATGCAATCACATTTGCAGTCATTAATACGATTACGGATATATCACCGATCCTGGTAATCGGATATGGTGGTTATCAAGTTATTCAAGGGAATCTGACACTAGGAACCTTTGTCGCCTTCTTTGGATACCTAGATCGATTGTATGCACCACTTAGACGTTTAATTAATTCATCTACTGTATTAACGCAGGCTTCGGCTTCTTTAGAGCGAGTGATGGAGTTGATGGATGTCCCTTATGATATTGTTGATGAACCGGATGCTACAATATTGGAAGGAAGAGCCACGAAGATTTCATTTGAGCATGTATGGTTCAAATATAATAACGATCATGATTGGATCTTGCAAGATATCAATCTAGATATCAGAGCAGGAGAGACGGTAGCTTTCGTAGGTATGAGTGGTGGAGGAAAGTCATCACTTATTAGCTTGATTCCTCGATTCTATGATATTCAACAAGGTGGAATCTTGGTCAATGGCCATAATATTCGAGATCTCACTTTAGAAAGCTTACGTAGTAGAATTGGGATGGTTCTCCAAGACAATTTCTTATTCAGTGGATCTGTTAAGGACAATATATTGCTCGGAAATCCGGATGCAGCGGAGGATGAGATCATAGCAGCATCAATTGCAGCTAATGCGCATGATTTCATTATGAATCTGCCTAAAGGATACGATACAGAAGTAGGAGAACGTGGTGTTAAATTATCTGGTGGTCAGAAGCAACGTTTAGCTATCGCACGCGTCTTTCTGAAGAATCCAGATATTCTAATATTGGATGAGGCAACATCAGCACTGGATTTAGAATCTGAACACCTGATTCAACAATCCTTGCAGACACTTTCTGCGAATCGTACAACGTTAATTATCGCACATCGGTTATCCACCATTACTCACGCAGATTCCATCGTTGTGCTGGAGAATGGTAGTATTACTGAACGTGGAACACATCATGAGTTGATGGGGTTGGATGGAAGTTATGCTCGATTGTACAATGTGCAGCATTTGGATAGTTAA
- a CDS encoding DUF441 domain-containing protein has protein sequence MDITSLILLGMAGLGIISNNSAITIAMIVLLLLRVTHFTHVFPWLEKYGLTIGIIILTIGVMSPLASGTMSLSAITSSFLHWQSLLAVAIGMLVAYLGGRGATLMGSNPTVVAGLLVGTVLGVALFRGVPVGPLIAAGILSLLIGKG, from the coding sequence ATGGATATTACGTCACTAATCTTATTGGGGATGGCTGGGTTAGGAATTATAAGTAACAATTCTGCGATCACTATTGCAATGATCGTCTTGCTCCTACTGCGCGTTACTCATTTCACCCATGTATTCCCGTGGTTAGAGAAATACGGTTTAACTATTGGGATCATTATCCTTACGATTGGTGTGATGTCGCCACTAGCAAGCGGTACGATGAGCCTATCTGCGATTACTTCATCCTTCCTGCATTGGCAATCGTTATTAGCCGTAGCAATCGGTATGCTAGTTGCCTATCTCGGCGGCCGTGGAGCTACGCTCATGGGAAGTAACCCTACCGTAGTAGCAGGTTTACTAGTGGGTACTGTGTTGGGTGTAGCACTATTTCGTGGAGTTCCTGTTGGTCCGCTTATCGCTGCTGGTATTCTTTCTTTGTTGATTGGTAAGGGTTAA
- a CDS encoding YpdA family putative bacillithiol disulfide reductase codes for MKDVIIIGAGPCGLSAAIECNRRGLTTQLIEKHHIVRSIFLYPTYMQFFSTAEMLEIGDVPFTTPNDKPFRHEALAYYRKVASHFNLNITSYEEAVSIERHENGFFTVHTKDKRGHELQHEGKHVVIATGYFDHPNFIGIPGEELPKVTHYFREAHPYTGTKVAIIGGSNSAVDAALELSRVDAEVTVVYRGETISNNIKPWVRPLFEGLVNKGSIRLHLNSKVTEINEDTVVVTTNEGQKTVIDNDFVLALTGFHPDRQLLASSGVQLNGDMEKPAYNPETMESTVPGLYVAGVIASGSNANEVFIETGRVHGRLIAEHIRPSQL; via the coding sequence ATGAAAGACGTCATCATTATAGGAGCCGGTCCATGCGGGCTATCCGCAGCAATTGAATGTAACCGCCGGGGACTAACCACACAACTTATTGAGAAGCACCATATTGTTCGTTCTATCTTTCTATATCCTACATATATGCAATTTTTCAGTACTGCTGAGATGCTAGAAATTGGGGATGTTCCTTTTACTACACCAAATGATAAACCTTTTCGTCATGAAGCACTCGCGTACTATCGTAAAGTTGCCTCTCACTTCAACCTGAATATTACTTCTTATGAGGAAGCTGTTTCAATCGAACGCCATGAGAATGGCTTTTTCACTGTTCATACAAAAGATAAACGTGGTCACGAGCTACAGCATGAAGGTAAGCATGTCGTGATTGCAACTGGTTATTTCGATCATCCCAACTTTATTGGCATTCCGGGAGAAGAACTTCCCAAAGTAACGCATTATTTCCGTGAAGCCCATCCTTATACTGGCACCAAAGTAGCTATTATTGGGGGAAGTAACTCTGCTGTGGATGCAGCTCTAGAACTTAGTCGTGTAGATGCAGAAGTCACTGTGGTATATCGTGGGGAGACAATTTCGAACAATATTAAACCATGGGTTCGCCCACTATTTGAGGGTCTCGTTAATAAAGGTAGTATTCGCCTTCACCTGAATTCGAAAGTAACTGAGATTAATGAAGATACTGTGGTTGTAACTACAAATGAAGGTCAAAAAACAGTCATAGACAATGATTTTGTACTTGCACTAACAGGATTCCATCCAGACCGTCAGTTACTTGCTTCATCTGGTGTGCAACTTAATGGAGATATGGAGAAGCCTGCCTATAATCCAGAAACGATGGAAAGCACTGTTCCAGGGCTTTATGTCGCTGGTGTTATCGCATCTGGTAGTAATGCCAATGAAGTATTTATCGAGACGGGTCGTGTTCATGGACGTTTAATTGCTGAACACATTCGCCCTAGCCAGCTATAA